A part of Mustela erminea isolate mMusErm1 chromosome 9, mMusErm1.Pri, whole genome shotgun sequence genomic DNA contains:
- the COLCA2 gene encoding colorectal cancer-associated protein 2 isoform X3, producing the protein MGLPGGNGVHLSDPAPPSSAGLYLESELVSSTSNSFQPREFSSCVSCEENMSCIDQVFESYLQTETHLDPLLNPTQSTPPYFPDSFQAAPFCFNQSLTPGSSSDSSTLSGSLDYSYSLAQLPACAPENYNSSPSLDPRNCGYSSEEYSYSHLPSYTQYDCFPSAGPSVCYCASCEAEHVDTLRAAECFSYPSTDYVNLAPSAAVASEFYKRGTNWDICYS; encoded by the exons ATGGGA CTGCCGGGAGGCAACGGCGTCCACCTTTCAGACCCAGCCCCGCCATCTTCGGCAG gGCTGTATTTGGAGTCTGAACTGGTTTCTTCCACATCCAATTCCTTTCAACCCCGAGAATTTTCCAGTTGTGTTTCCTGTGAAGAAAATATGAGCTGTATCGACCAGGTGTTTGAGTCCTACCTTCAGACAGAGACACACCTGGACCCCTTGCTCAATCCCACGCAGAGCACGCCACCCTATTTCCCTGACAGCTTCCAAGCTGCCCCTTTCTGCTTTAACCAGAGCCTG ACCCCAGGATCGTCTTCGGATTCCTCCACTCTGTCTGGTTCCTTAGACTACAGTTACTCATTGGCTCAGCTACCTGCGTGTGCCCCGGAGAATTACAattcttccccttctctggaCCCCAGAAACTGTGGCTATTCCTCAGAAGAGTACTCCTACTCGCACTTGCCCTCGTACACTCAGTACGACTGCTTCCCCTCTGCCGGCCCCTCGGTCTGCTACTGCGCATCCTGTGAGGCAGAACACGTGGACACCCTCAGAGCGGCGGAGTGCTTTTCCTACCCCAGCACAGACTATGTGAACTTGGCCCCCTCCGCAGCTGTGGCCAGCGAGTTCTATAAAAGGGGAACAAACTGGGACATCTGCTATAGTTAA
- the COLCA2 gene encoding colorectal cancer-associated protein 2 isoform X4: MSCIDQVFESYLQTETHLDPLLNPTQSTPPYFPDSFQAAPFCFNQSLTPGSSSDSSTLSGSLDYSYSLAQLPACAPENYNSSPSLDPRNCGYSSEEYSYSHLPSYTQYDCFPSAGPSVCYCASCEAEHVDTLRAAECFSYPSTDYVNLAPSAAVASEFYKRGTNWDICYS, encoded by the exons ATGAGCTGTATCGACCAGGTGTTTGAGTCCTACCTTCAGACAGAGACACACCTGGACCCCTTGCTCAATCCCACGCAGAGCACGCCACCCTATTTCCCTGACAGCTTCCAAGCTGCCCCTTTCTGCTTTAACCAGAGCCTG ACCCCAGGATCGTCTTCGGATTCCTCCACTCTGTCTGGTTCCTTAGACTACAGTTACTCATTGGCTCAGCTACCTGCGTGTGCCCCGGAGAATTACAattcttccccttctctggaCCCCAGAAACTGTGGCTATTCCTCAGAAGAGTACTCCTACTCGCACTTGCCCTCGTACACTCAGTACGACTGCTTCCCCTCTGCCGGCCCCTCGGTCTGCTACTGCGCATCCTGTGAGGCAGAACACGTGGACACCCTCAGAGCGGCGGAGTGCTTTTCCTACCCCAGCACAGACTATGTGAACTTGGCCCCCTCCGCAGCTGTGGCCAGCGAGTTCTATAAAAGGGGAACAAACTGGGACATCTGCTATAGTTAA
- the COLCA2 gene encoding colorectal cancer-associated protein 2 isoform X1, producing the protein MLCETLKMLHLCFSPCTGGPGRRRVPGAPAPSQAPQLLLTTMSGKTEGVSRCPGQDHGEGAAAAEKGAPGGLRGNQKRIWLTLEQKAPKYMEMGNVHGKMSSLSPESTESMVMFLLWQLPGGNGVHLSDPAPPSSAGLYLESELVSSTSNSFQPREFSSCVSCEENMSCIDQVFESYLQTETHLDPLLNPTQSTPPYFPDSFQAAPFCFNQSLTPGSSSDSSTLSGSLDYSYSLAQLPACAPENYNSSPSLDPRNCGYSSEEYSYSHLPSYTQYDCFPSAGPSVCYCASCEAEHVDTLRAAECFSYPSTDYVNLAPSAAVASEFYKRGTNWDICYS; encoded by the exons ATGCTttgtgaaactttaaaaatgttgcatctctgcttctctccctgcacAGGGGGCCCTGGGAGGCGCCGAGTGCCTGGAGCTCCAGCACCCAGCCAAGCGCCCCAGCTGCTGCTGACCACGATGTCCGG AAAAACCGAAGGTGTATCAAGGTGTCCGGGTCAAGATCACGGTGAAGGAGCTGCTGCAGCAGAGAAGGGCGCACCAGGCGGCCTCAGGGGGAACC aaaaaagaatctggCTTACCTTAGAGCAGAAGGCACCAAAGTACATGGAAATGGGAAATGTTCATGGGAAAATGTCTTCACTTTCTCCTGAGAGCACTGAGTCCATGGTCATGTTCTTGCTTTGGCAGCTGCCGGGAGGCAACGGCGTCCACCTTTCAGACCCAGCCCCGCCATCTTCGGCAG gGCTGTATTTGGAGTCTGAACTGGTTTCTTCCACATCCAATTCCTTTCAACCCCGAGAATTTTCCAGTTGTGTTTCCTGTGAAGAAAATATGAGCTGTATCGACCAGGTGTTTGAGTCCTACCTTCAGACAGAGACACACCTGGACCCCTTGCTCAATCCCACGCAGAGCACGCCACCCTATTTCCCTGACAGCTTCCAAGCTGCCCCTTTCTGCTTTAACCAGAGCCTG ACCCCAGGATCGTCTTCGGATTCCTCCACTCTGTCTGGTTCCTTAGACTACAGTTACTCATTGGCTCAGCTACCTGCGTGTGCCCCGGAGAATTACAattcttccccttctctggaCCCCAGAAACTGTGGCTATTCCTCAGAAGAGTACTCCTACTCGCACTTGCCCTCGTACACTCAGTACGACTGCTTCCCCTCTGCCGGCCCCTCGGTCTGCTACTGCGCATCCTGTGAGGCAGAACACGTGGACACCCTCAGAGCGGCGGAGTGCTTTTCCTACCCCAGCACAGACTATGTGAACTTGGCCCCCTCCGCAGCTGTGGCCAGCGAGTTCTATAAAAGGGGAACAAACTGGGACATCTGCTATAGTTAA
- the COLCA2 gene encoding colorectal cancer-associated protein 2 isoform X2, with amino-acid sequence MEMGNVHGKMSSLSPESTESMVMFLLWQLPGGNGVHLSDPAPPSSAGLYLESELVSSTSNSFQPREFSSCVSCEENMSCIDQVFESYLQTETHLDPLLNPTQSTPPYFPDSFQAAPFCFNQSLTPGSSSDSSTLSGSLDYSYSLAQLPACAPENYNSSPSLDPRNCGYSSEEYSYSHLPSYTQYDCFPSAGPSVCYCASCEAEHVDTLRAAECFSYPSTDYVNLAPSAAVASEFYKRGTNWDICYS; translated from the exons ATGGAAATGGGAAATGTTCATGGGAAAATGTCTTCACTTTCTCCTGAGAGCACTGAGTCCATGGTCATGTTCTTGCTTTGGCAGCTGCCGGGAGGCAACGGCGTCCACCTTTCAGACCCAGCCCCGCCATCTTCGGCAG gGCTGTATTTGGAGTCTGAACTGGTTTCTTCCACATCCAATTCCTTTCAACCCCGAGAATTTTCCAGTTGTGTTTCCTGTGAAGAAAATATGAGCTGTATCGACCAGGTGTTTGAGTCCTACCTTCAGACAGAGACACACCTGGACCCCTTGCTCAATCCCACGCAGAGCACGCCACCCTATTTCCCTGACAGCTTCCAAGCTGCCCCTTTCTGCTTTAACCAGAGCCTG ACCCCAGGATCGTCTTCGGATTCCTCCACTCTGTCTGGTTCCTTAGACTACAGTTACTCATTGGCTCAGCTACCTGCGTGTGCCCCGGAGAATTACAattcttccccttctctggaCCCCAGAAACTGTGGCTATTCCTCAGAAGAGTACTCCTACTCGCACTTGCCCTCGTACACTCAGTACGACTGCTTCCCCTCTGCCGGCCCCTCGGTCTGCTACTGCGCATCCTGTGAGGCAGAACACGTGGACACCCTCAGAGCGGCGGAGTGCTTTTCCTACCCCAGCACAGACTATGTGAACTTGGCCCCCTCCGCAGCTGTGGCCAGCGAGTTCTATAAAAGGGGAACAAACTGGGACATCTGCTATAGTTAA